The segment ATGACGACGACCGGGATGACGTTCCTCGACCTCGACTGGTTGAACCGCTCGGCGGAGGGCGTGATCTGCATCCGCTGTGGCTTCGTGCACACGTTCATGGGCGACGCGCACCAGTTCGTCGATCCCGCGGTCGTCAACCCGCAGGACCTCCCGAAGGACCCGCTGGCCCAGGGCTAGACGCCCTCAGTGCCGATCCCCGGGTGGACGAACGGGTGGCCGGCGCGCATCTGCTCGACCGATCCGGGGTGGACCCGGGCGAGGTGGGCCAGCCCGCGGCGGCGGTAGCGGAGGGTCTGGACGACGCCGAGCGTCCAGAAGACGTACTGCACGGACATCGCGAGCTTGAAGTCGCCGAGCGTGTAGGTCTCCATGCCGCCGGAGGCCGTCAGGTCGAGGACGACGCCGATCAGGGCCATCGTCAGCAGCGACGCGGTGAAGCCTCCGATGTTGACGAGCCCGTTGGCGCGGCCGGTCTCGTGCGGAGGCGTGAACGAGCGGGCCAGGTCGAAGCCCACCATCGACGCCGGCCCGCCACTGGCGGTCGCGAACGCCATGACGACCACCAGCCCCGTCGGTGCGACGCCCGGCCACAGCAGCACCGCGGTCCACGGCACCACCATGGTGATCACGACGCTGACCACGATCCACGAGCGGTAGTAGGGCAGCCGGCCCACGAGCCGCGCCAGCGCAAGCCCGCTGACCACGGCCCACGCGGTCATCGCCATCAGCAGGGTGCTGGCCTCGGCGGACGACCAGCCGAGCCCCTGCACCAGGAAGGGGTAGCCCCACAGCAGCGCGAAGACGGTGACGGAGAACTGCGAGGCGAAGTGCGACCACATCCCCAGCCGCGTGCCGGGGTTGCCCCAGACCGTGCGGA is part of the Nocardioides cavernae genome and harbors:
- a CDS encoding MFS transporter, whose amino-acid sequence is MTAEQIHDIGRRRAWVIWLVSLAVYVLAVFHRSSLGVAGIIASERFDISATRLATFTVLQLVVYAGMQVPVGVLLDRYGSRAMLLAGLVLMTAGQLGFAFSTSFGWAVASRAVVGAGDAMVFVSVIRLVTIWFLVRQAPMVTQLTGLTGQLGAIAAAGPLSYLLHHLGWTRTFALTSSFGVVLLVAVLALVKDSPYRRDQVVAIKLRALAQSVRTVWGNPGTRLGMWSHFASQFSVTVFALLWGYPFLVQGLGWSSAEASTLLMAMTAWAVVSGLALARLVGRLPYYRSWIVVSVVITMVVPWTAVLLWPGVAPTGLVVVMAFATASGGPASMVGFDLARSFTPPHETGRANGLVNIGGFTASLLTMALIGVVLDLTASGGMETYTLGDFKLAMSVQYVFWTLGVVQTLRYRRRGLAHLARVHPGSVEQMRAGHPFVHPGIGTEGV